Sequence from the uncultured Methanobrevibacter sp. genome:
AAAAAAATATTAAAATCAATTATCATGGCAAATGAAACCCAATAAATAACAATTCACAAAGGTATAACCCAACTTGCAATTCATCCACGACCTTGAAGAGGTCGTGGTATTCTTGCATCATTTAGATAAACATAATAATATTGATATAATTTTTTTCATATATTCACCTTTTTTTCAAATCCAAGTTCATGGAACTTATTATTTAGTTTATTTTAATCATTTATAAAAGTTTCCGAATGTAAGTGCTTACTTGCATGGTTTTTTAATTAAAAAAGGATTTATTTGTATTATATTTAAAAAATATGGTGTTTAATCTATTTTAACATGAATTAAAGCGTTATAATTATGTATATTTTTTGGAGGGGGATTATTTCTTATGGGCCGTTATTATTGTAAAGCTGCTTGAATTGATTGTAATTCTCAAGTCGTCAACTTCAACATAGTAATTTTTACCTTCTTTTGTAACTCTTGCATTTTCCTGCTTTAATTTGGAAATGCAGTAGCCTACAGGTTCTTCACTGATTTCCAAATTTTTCTGTATTCTTCCAATGCCCATTTCGGTTGTATGAATTTTGTCAATATTTTCTAAAAGAACTTTCTTATGCATTTCATCACCTGATTTTTGCATTTTGATTAAATGTATAAGTAGTTATTTATATATTACTTTCCTATTTAGTATTATGTCATTTTTAAAATTCATTGTTAAAAATCCATTCAGGAGAAAGACCAGTGCATTTCTCTCAATTGTGGGGATTGCAATTGGAATAATAGTTATAGTGGCTCTTGGTGGAATCACAGATGGTTTGGTAAACACATTTGAAGACACAATTCATGCAGGAGGAGCGGACTTTCAGATTTCAGGAAAGGAAACCGGGGATTCTGCATATGGAACCAACACCATTGATGCAAACTGGACAGACAAGATAGCAAATGTTTCAGGAGTTGAGGAAGCATATCCAATTTATGTTGTTCTCACTTCGGTGGGAGATGACTATATGAATACGCTAATCGGAATCGATCCTAACGGTACAACATTGGCGGATATATCAATGAAGGAAGGCCGAATCTTTGAGGATAATTCCTCTGAAGCTATTCTTGGTGAAATATATGCTGATGACAACAACTATTCTGTCGGTGACAATATTGAAATCGACGGAGAAGACTTTGAAGTGGTCGGAATCTATGAAACCGGTGACCAGAATATGGCCGGAGGAGTGTTTACTTCAATTTCCAAAGTTGGTGAACTGATGGATGATGAAGATTCAATTTCAAACATCTACGTTAAGGTTGAAAAAGGCGCAGACCCTCAGACTGTTGCAGACAGTATAGATGAGAAATACGGAGACAACATTACAACAATAACATCAGTAATGGAAATGTCTCAGATGGCAGACATGCTGAACATGCTTCAGGCTTCAACATGGGCGATTTCCCTTCTGGCGATTGTTGTCGGAGGTTTAGGCATCATCAACACAATGCTCATGTCAGTCTTTGAGAGAACCCGTGAAATAGGTGTTTTAAAGGCAGTCGGATGGTCAAACACTAAAATATTGACAATGATTGTCGGTGAATCTCTGGTAATTACAATAGTGTCTGCCGTAATCGGATCATTGATAGGATTTTTGGCCTGCACATTATTGGGTCCGCAGATGGGTATTGAACCGTTATTTACTGCGAAAATATTCATTCAGGCATTTGCAATAGCTATTGTTGTTGGAATAATTGGAGGAATATATCCTGCAATCAAGGCGATGAAACTTCCTCCGACAGAGGCATTGAGGTATGAGTGAGGTGACAGCATGAATGCGGTAGAAATGAAAAATGTTTATAAAAGTTATGAAAACGGAAATATAAAAGCATTGAACGGCATAAACCTCACTATAGGTGAAGGTGAATTCGTATCAATCATCGGCCCGTCAGGGTCTGGAAAATCAACCCTGCTCAATATGCTCGGTGCATTGGATGTTCCTGATTCCGGAAGCATTAATGTTGCAGGTGAGGATTTAAGCAGTTCCAAAAAGCTCAATGAATTCAGGGCTCAAAAAATAGGATTCATTTTCCAGCTGCACAATCTCATTCCCAACATTTCTGTAGTTGAAAACATTGAAATTCCGATGTTTACTCAAAAAATGTCTTCAAAGGAGATGAGAGCCAATGCATTGAAACTGTTGGATGATGTTGGGCTTAAAGACAAGGCAGACATGATGCCGAATAAACTGTCCGGTGGTGAACGTCAAAGAGTAGCCATTGCCCGTGCACTTGCAAATAATCCTTCAATAATATTGGCGGATGAACCAACAGGATCACTGGATTCGAAGACAAGTAGCAAAATCCTTAAGCAACTAATCGATTTGCATAAAGATAAGAATGTAACATTGATTATTGTAACTCATGATATGGATGTGGCCAAACTTGCAGACAGGGTTATCGAAGTTTTGGACGGTGAGATAATATCTGCAGGTGACGATTCTTTGATAAACAGTAAAATTGATGTTTGATTTCAATTTTATTTATTTCTTTTTTTATAATTCGGGGACTGTCCCTTATAACCTTTTTTTGTTTTTTTTAGTATTTTGTGTAATTATTATTTTCGCAATTGTTTTCATCATATAATATTGATTTTACTTTGTAAAATTGTATTCATTCTTTAAAATTGATTTAAGTTCATTTACGGCCTTAAATATTAAAAATAATTAATTTTAAATACTTTGAAGTTCATAATATTTATTATATAATCTTGTAGGTTAAACTTGGATACATGGTATTTATCAAGATTATTTTTTTAGGAGGGTCATGTAGTGAAATGGAACACACTTCAGTCTAAAGCTTATGGATTGGACATTAATGATTTTGTACGTGATGACTTTCTTGAAAAACTCAGAATTGAGTTTGAAGATAAAGATGTTGATGTTGTTACATTGCAAATTGCAGTAAGAGACAAAGTTAAAGATCCTAAAAATGATGATGCCAAAGTAGACATTATTTCATTATCAAACAGGAATATTGAAGATACATTGCTGCAAAAAACAATTCTGGACGTTACCTCTGATGAAAACTTTGAAAAAAATAAAAAAAGTAATCGACGAATTTTAAATTAACTAAAAATGGAGGTTTTGATCATGTTTTCATATGAAAATAGTTATATGATAAATAATGAATATTCTAAATCCAGAAATATCTATGATTCTTTTATTAATGCTATTAAAGAATTGAAAGAAAAGATTTATTCATATGTTGAAAATATCATTGTTCAAAAGGATGGGCCTTCTTTAGATGAGTTAATTGGAAATATAAAAGATTCATTTAACAATACAGAAAATATTTTATCAAATCTTGATTTTTTCAAAGAAGAATATTATGATTTCTCCTCCATTAAAGACATGGCATTTTACATATTGGATAATAAATCGTTATTGCACCATATTTCAATGATTAGAACTTTATTGAATTCTTTTTATGATCTAGTTCAATTTAAAAAAGATTCTTCCAATGAAGAATATGAACTGAAATATGAGGAATTTTCCTCTCAACTCGTTGAGACAGAACAATCATTTTTCACTGAAATATATGAACCTAGTGAAAACTACAATGAAGAAACATTGTCTGAAATATCCAATTCCTTGTTGGGATGAATTGGAGGATTTATATCATGAATTCTTTTGTAGACACTAATGTTGCTATTTCATATATGTTTTCTATTGATCCCTTAAACAATAAATCAATGGCAGTATTTAGAGAATATGATGATATTTTTTGGTCAAATCTTGTTAAAAGTGAATGCAGAATTGTATTTAAAAATAAAAAGAAAATTCTAGTTAAGTTCTATAAAGATTTGGCTGATGATATTAAACCTGAAAATTTTCATGATTTCAAATTCGAAGATTTGAAAAAATATGTCCTGAACAATTATCCCAATGGAAAAAATGTGACCAAATTTTAAGCTCTCTTAAAAAGTTCTGGGATAGCTATGTTAATCAAAGATTTCCATCATACAATTCTTTTATTAAAGCTATTAAAAATTGCTTAAGCGATTTGAAAAATTTAGTCTATTCTAGAAAAAGGCAATGGGAACAAAATATACAGTTAACAGATACCAGAGTTAAAAAATACATTAATTTAAAAAATAAATTGAATTTCCTGAAAGTCCATCATCCTGATGATGATATTATTCTGGATGCACATGACTTTAATTTAAAAAAAGATTTTCTTTTTGATTTCATAACCTTTGATGAAGATTTTTATAATGCAATATCTAAAATCAAAGAGTTTAAATTTAACAAAATTAAAGGAAAATATGATTATCTGTAAACTAGTATTTTAAATTATATTATTTTTAAGTTCAATAACTATCTTAGAAACATTATGCTTTGTTATTAATCAGTAACTATTGATTTTGAGCTTATTTTTCTAATGTTTTTTTTTAAAATTTTGATATAGGAATATTGTTTTCCTGGGGGTGTTGGTAAAAAATTCAGTTATTTCCAAAATGGAAACAACTGATTGATGATAAAAGAATTGAAGGTGTTAATTAGATGATTCCATGAATCATCCTTAATGCATCTAAAAGTCCGTGACTGTATTCAATACAACCGAATGCAGTCCTCATATCTTCTTTTTCAAGATAATATTTTGAATCATTCCAGTAGTCAACAGCTCTGTCATAAACTTCCTTTTCTTTTCCGACAAACTCAATGTGAGCTACCTGATTCAGGT
This genomic interval carries:
- a CDS encoding ABC transporter permease, with the translated sequence MSFLKFIVKNPFRRKTSAFLSIVGIAIGIIVIVALGGITDGLVNTFEDTIHAGGADFQISGKETGDSAYGTNTIDANWTDKIANVSGVEEAYPIYVVLTSVGDDYMNTLIGIDPNGTTLADISMKEGRIFEDNSSEAILGEIYADDNNYSVGDNIEIDGEDFEVVGIYETGDQNMAGGVFTSISKVGELMDDEDSISNIYVKVEKGADPQTVADSIDEKYGDNITTITSVMEMSQMADMLNMLQASTWAISLLAIVVGGLGIINTMLMSVFERTREIGVLKAVGWSNTKILTMIVGESLVITIVSAVIGSLIGFLACTLLGPQMGIEPLFTAKIFIQAFAIAIVVGIIGGIYPAIKAMKLPPTEALRYE
- a CDS encoding DUF357 domain-containing protein; translation: MSELESPEKIAKDIAKLERNLNQVAHIEFVGKEKEVYDRAVDYWNDSKYYLEKEDMRTAFGCIEYSHGLLDALRMIHGII
- a CDS encoding ABC transporter ATP-binding protein; translation: MNAVEMKNVYKSYENGNIKALNGINLTIGEGEFVSIIGPSGSGKSTLLNMLGALDVPDSGSINVAGEDLSSSKKLNEFRAQKIGFIFQLHNLIPNISVVENIEIPMFTQKMSSKEMRANALKLLDDVGLKDKADMMPNKLSGGERQRVAIARALANNPSIILADEPTGSLDSKTSSKILKQLIDLHKDKNVTLIIVTHDMDVAKLADRVIEVLDGEIISAGDDSLINSKIDV
- a CDS encoding DUF3781 domain-containing protein; amino-acid sequence: MHKKVLLENIDKIHTTEMGIGRIQKNLEISEEPVGYCISKLKQENARVTKEGKNYYVEVDDLRITINSSSFTIITAHKK